In Colletotrichum higginsianum IMI 349063 chromosome 1, whole genome shotgun sequence, one genomic interval encodes:
- a CDS encoding WH2 domain-containing protein, giving the protein MPPPPPPPPPPMPAMGGPPPPPPPPGGPPGAGALPARPPGGANRGALLTDITKGKALRKAVTNDRSAPIVGQSSGGPGGPPVGGAPPIPGLGGLPKPPGGLAPPVPGNRARSNSDQSGRESTPAPPMEAAPQLGGLFAGGMPKLRKTRGAVDTGASADSSYLSDPESNVRSSSAPKPPTFGAPKPPGGAAPAPPGRPPLPPPTAAPALPPSIANLRKTTSDVPRPGSSASMKGPPPPIGKKPPPLPASRKPSSTPSSHPPPVPGAPAPGAPPPPPPSNAPAPPPPAPPSAPPSAPPSAPPPPPAAVAPRAPAPSPPSRSPAPPPPPPASNGSSPLAMQAALRAAGQASPSAAPPPPPSNAPSPPAAAPPPPAAPPSRARAGSGLRSSMLDPSAFTLAPNGAKSPSPTRSSTTASLHAGGGGGGGGGQRYIVQDPRWKFQDEAMLPKPRDFVGGPRRYRAGRGSSVPLDLSAL; this is encoded by the exons ATGccccctccaccgccgccgccgccgcctccgatGCCTGCGATGGGTggccctccgccgccaccccctCCGCCAGGAGGTCCTCCGGGAGCTGGTGCTCTGCCTGCTAGACCGCCTGGAGGGGCGAACAGA GGGGCTCTTCTCACCGATATCACTAAAGGCAAGGCCCTCAGGAAAGCCGTTACGAACGATAGGTCCGCCCCGATAGTTGGACAGTCATCCGGCGGCCCAGGGGGCCCGCCTGTAGGAGGTGCACCACCAATTCCAGGCTTGGGAGGTCTACCCAAACCTCCCGGTGGATTGGCCCCTCCGGTGCCGGGAAATCGAGCTAGAAGCAACAGTGACCAGAGCGGAAGGGAAAGCACACCTGCGCCGCCGATGGAGGCGGCACCACAGCTTGGTGGTCTGTTTGCTGGCGGCATGCCAAAGCTACGCAAGACTCGTGGAGCTGTCGACACGGGCGCTTCTGCAGACTCTTCGTACCTCTCGGATCCTGAGAGCAACGTGCGatcatcctcggcgccgaagccACCAACTTTCGGAGCGCCAAAGCCTCCAGGAGgtgcggcgccggccccgccGGGAAGACCGCCTCTACCTCCCCCCACCGCTGCCCCAGCACTACCGCCATCGATCGCCAACCTGCGCAAGACGACGAGCGATGTACCCAGACCGGGCTCGTCAGCATCGATGAAAGGACCCCCGCCTCCCATCGGCAAGAAGCCTCCACCACTGCCTGCATCCCGGAAGCCTTCTTCCACGCCCTCCAGCCATCCACCCCCAGTACCAGGTGCACCAGCTCCTGgagcccctcctcctcctcctccgtcaaATGCTCCAgcacctcctccacccgcGCCCCCCTCGGCACCCCCCTCGGCAcccccctcggcgccgccgcccccccctgCCGCTGTTGCACCTCGAGCTCCAGCGCCGTCACCACCCTCACGATCCCCAgcacctccgccgcctccaccagCATCGAATGGGTCTTCACCGCTGGCAATGCAAGCTGCCCTGCGAGCAGCCGGGCAAGCATCTCCCAGTGCTgctcccccgccgccgccttcaaaCGCACCATCAccccctgctgctgcacccCCCCCGCCAGCCGCTCCCCCTTCACGGGCCCGCGCCGGTTCCGGTCTTCGTTCGTCCATGTTGGACCCAAGTGCTTTCACTCTGGCTCCCAACGGCGCAAAGAGCCCTAGTCCTACTCGATCTAGCACGACGGCCAGTCTGCACGccggtggaggaggtggcggcggaggtggtcAACGGTACATTGTTCAAGATCCACGGTGGAAGTTTCAAGACGAGGCTATGCTACCAAAGCCGAGGGATTTCGTCGGCGGTCCTCGACgctacagggctggcagaGGCAGCAGTGTTCCCCTTGACTTGAGTGCTCTGTGA
- a CDS encoding RNA recognition domain-containing protein codes for MGKTKSTTKVSKAADPLTKVKSAAVAKAVESPKSKTKAASKKSKKVVEPESESSESSEEESESEASSDSSDSEEEEKPTKKTAAPKAAAKKAESSDSDSDDSSESEEEEAPKAKTNGAAKKAESSDSDDSEEDSDDSDSSDDEKTEKKAEASSDSSDSDSDEEEETSDSKEASETEAKVEEPSKKRKALDEPVIPGKKARTDISDKSSTLFVGSLAWAVDDNSLYEAFQEFSDLTGARVVTDKATGRSRGFGYVDFATPEAAAAALEGSQGRELAGRAMNIDFSGQKPAGEGNPQARAFDRAQKHGDTVSPESDTLFVGNLPFDVDQDTVRAFFSEAAEVTSVRLPTDPESGNLKGFGYVSFNSIDDAKTAFAQLNGQYVGEGRSGRAVRLDYAGQKPQREGGGFGGGRGGGRGGGRGGFGGRGRGGGDRGGRGGRGGRGGFSSTNRGGFGDFKGQKVTF; via the exons ATGGGCAAGACCAAGTCTACCACCAAGGTCAGCAAGGCTGCTGACCCTCTCACCAAGGTGAagagcgccgccgtcgccaaggccgtcgagagccCCAAGTCCAAGACCAAGGCGGCCTCcaagaagtccaagaaggtcgtcgagcccgagtccgagtcctCCGAGAGCAGCGAGGAGGAATCCGAGTCCGAGGCTTCCAGCGACTCTTCCGACtctgaggaggaggagaagcccaCCAAGAAGACTGCTGCccccaaggccgccgccaagaaggccgagtcTTCCGACTCCGACTCTGACGACTCTTCCGAAtcagaggaggaggaggccccTAAGGCCAAGACCAACGGCGCCGCTAAGAAGGCTGAGTCCTCCGACAGTGACGACTCTGAGGAGGACTCTGACGACTCCGACTCTTCTGACGACGAGAAGaccgagaagaaggctgaGGCC AGCTCCGACTCCTCCGACTCCGACtccgatgaggaggaagagaccTCCGACTCTAAGGAAGCATCTGAGACTGAGGCCAAGGTTGAAGAGCCCTCCAAGAAGCGTAAGGCTCTTGACGAGCCTGTCATCCCCGGCAAGAAGGCTCGCACCGATATCTCCGACAAGAGCTCTACTCTCTTCGTCGGCTCCCTCGCCTGGGCTGTCGATGACAACTCTCTGTACGAGGCTTTCCAGGAATTCTCTGATCTCACCGGTGCCCGCGTCGTCACCGACAAGGCCACCGGCCGCAGCCGTGGCTTTGGCTACGTCGACTTTGCTACCCCtgaggctgctgccgctgcccttGAGGGATCCCAGGGCCGCGAGCTCGCCGGCCGTGCTATGAACATCGACTTTTCCGGCCAGAAGCCCGCTGGAGAGGGTAACCCCCAGGCACGCGCTTTCGACCGCGCCCAGAAGCACGGCGACACTGTCTCACCCGAGAGTGACACTCTCTTCGTCGGCAACCTTCCCTTTGACGTCGACCAGGACACCGTCCGTGCTTTCTTCAGCGAAGCTGCTGAGGTCACCAGCGTCCGCCTGCCCACTGACCC CGAGTCGGGCAACCTCAAGGGCTTCGGCTACGTTTCTTTCAACTCCATTGATGATGCCAAGACTGCTTTCGCTCAGCTCAACGGCCAGTACGTTGGCGAGGGCCGCAGCGGCCGTGCCGTCCGCCTGGACTATGCCGGCCAGAAGCCCCAGCGTGAGGGCGGTGGCTTCGGTggcggccgtggtggtggccgtggtggtggccgcGGTGGCTTCGGTGGTCGTGgacgtggtggtggtgaccgcggtggccgtggtggcCGTGGCGGCCGTGGTGGATTTTCCTCCACCAACCGTGGTGGCTTCGGCGACTTCAAGGGCCAGAAGGTCACCTTCTAA